A single region of the Musa acuminata AAA Group cultivar baxijiao chromosome BXJ1-11, Cavendish_Baxijiao_AAA, whole genome shotgun sequence genome encodes:
- the LOC108951748 gene encoding cyclin-dependent kinase G-2-like isoform X1, with the protein MAAGRHGGYRDHEFRDREADVEVSRRKNYYRDRLRDGARDRDRDHGGRDMRDRASTWQRGIRKMEAVNGSCRSPLSSNSSGGSGKSQKRIRLSARDVEREAGELSSGSGSDDAEAPLSEVRENGTQNYETGDPSMSTGKRKFSPIVWDKDENKQSTVVMSRVKSSNLENVTLPPPPPLPPNFIPPRSITIVQPSVGDTLPLDVDVHVESAREHLLNNSQETTLLDDYEKELSPARSISISRWADGNYTFHDAEDEYFEDAVPKRRKTVLSDSEGQKSQETPTPELGEIIMREDSVVALSKLSDSEGEDGDDDQGFEVDRNDYMVANGNESNADTNDQLSETDSESEDIRAKMSEPRQPPQRCINMLQGCRSVDEFERLNKINEGTYGVVYRAKDKKTGEIVALKKVKMEKEREGFPLTSLREINILLSFHHPSIVDVKEVVVGSSLDSIFMVMEYMEHDLKGLMETMKQPFNQSEVKCLMLQLFSGVKYLHDNWVLHRDLKTSNILLNNRGELKICDFGLSRQYGSPLKPYTHLVVTLWYRSPELLLGAKEYSTAIDMWSLGCIMAELLAKEPLFSGKTEFDQLDKIFRMLGTPSENIWPGFSKLPGAKVNFVKQPYNKLREKFPPISFSGHPTLSEAGIDLLNKLLTYDPEKRITAEAALNHQWFYEVPLPKSKDFMPTFPAQHAQDRRLRRIMKSPDPLSEQRKKELQQAELGVSSLFG; encoded by the exons ATGGCTGCTGGTCGACATGGTGGGTACCGGGATCATGAGTTCAGGGACCGGGAAGCAGATGTAGAGGTCTCCAGGAGGAAGAATTATTATCGGGATCGGCTCCGTGATGGGGCTCGCGATAGGGACCGTGATCACGGTGGCCGGGATATGCGTGATAGGGCTAGTACCTGGCAAAGAGGCATCCGGAAGATGGAAGCGGTGAATGGCTCCTGTCGCTCCCCCTTGTCGAGCAATTCCAGTGGCGGAAGCGGGAAAAGTCAGAAAAGGATTCGCTTATCTGCGAGAGATGTCGAACGTGAAGCTGGGGAGTTGTCTAGTGGGAGTGGATCGGATGATGCTGAAGCACCTCTTTCAGAGGTCAGGGAGAATGGGACTCAGAATTATGAGACTGGTGATCCTTCCATGTCTACTGGGAAACGGAAATTTTCTCCGATTGTTTGGGATAAGGATGAAAATAAACAATCCACGGTTGTAATGTCCAGAGTTAAGAGCAGCAATCTCGAAAACGTTACCTTGCCTCCACCGCCTCCATTGCCTCCAAATTTCATACCACCACGGTCTATTACCATTGTTCAACCGTCTGTTGGGGATACACTGCCTTTAGATGTAGATGTCCATGTAGAGTCAGCTCGGGAACATCTGCTGAATAATAGTCAGGAGACCACGTTGCTAGATGACTATGAAAAGGAACTTTCACCTGCTCGGAGTATTTCTATTTCCAGATGGGCAGACGGAAACTATACATTCCACGATGCTGAAGATGAATATTTTGAGGATGCTGTGCCCAAAAGAAGAAAGACTGTCTTATCTGATTCTGAAGGCCAAAAATCGCAGGAGACACCTACTCCTGAGCTAGGTGAGATTATCATGAGAGAAGATTCTGTAGTGGCTTTGTCTAAGTTGTCTGATTCAGAAGGAGAGGATGGAGATGATGACCAGGGGTTTGAGGTAGATAGGAATGATTATATGGTGGCCAATGGCAATGAGTCTAATGCAGACACAAATGATCAATTGTCTGAAACCGACTCTGAATCTGAGGACATTAGGGCCAAGATGTCAGAGCCCAGACAGCCACCCCAAAGATGTATAAACATGCTCCAAGGTTGTAGAAGCGTTGATGAGTTTGAGAGGCTGAACAAAATAAATGAAGGCACGTATGGTGTTGTGTACAGAGCAAAGGATAAAAAGACTGGGGAGATAGTGGCACTGAAAAAAGTGAAAatggagaaggagagggagggaTTTCCACTGACCTCACTTAGGGAGATAAATATTTTGCTTTCTTTTCATCATCCTTCGATTGTGGATGTTAAGGAAGTTGTAGTTGGTAGCAGTCTTGATAGTATTTTTATGGTTATGGAATACATGGAACATGATTTAAAGGGGCTGATGGAGACCATGAAGCAGCCATTTAATCAGAGTGAGGTAAAATGCTTAATGTTGCAGCTGTTTTCAGGTGTCAAGTACCTTCATGACAACTGGGTACTCCATAG GGATTTGAAGACATCAAATATTCTGTTAAATAATCGTGGAGAGTTGAAGATATGTGATTTTGGTTTGTCTCGCCAATATGGCAGCCCATTGAAGCCATACACTCACTTAGTGGTGACATTATGGTACAG gtCACCTGAACTTCTATTAGGAGCTAAGGAGTATTCAACTGCTATTGACATGTGGTCCTTAGGGTGCATAATGGCCGAACTTCTAGCAAAGGAACCCTTATTCAGTGGAAAAACCGAGTTTGATCAACTTGACAAG ATATTCAGGATGCTTGGTACACCCAGCGAAAATATTTGGCCTGGATTTTCTAAATTACCTGGTGCTAAAGTTAATTTTGTCAAGCAACC gtataataaactacgagAAAAGTTTCCTCCCATTTCTTTTTCTGGACATCCAACCCTGTCTGAAGCTGGAATTGACTTGTTAAACAAACTTCTGACATATGACCCAGAGAAG CGAATAACAGCGGAGGCTGCTCTTAATCATCAGTGGTTCTATGAGGTTCCTTTGCCAAAGTCAAAGGATTTTATGCCTACTTTTCCAGCTCAACATGCTCAAGACAG GCGTCTGCGAAGAATAATGAAGAGCCCTGATCCACTTTCAGAACAACGGAAGAAGGAATTGCAACAGGCTGAACTAGGTGTTTCTAGTCTCTTTGGTTAG
- the LOC135597344 gene encoding BTB/POZ and TAZ domain-containing protein 1-like: protein MGNSRTDPSGGDDADVQILTAGKRRIPVHSKVLAAASPVLESMLDRPQKRGGEGRVIPILGVPHDAVCAFVRLLYSARSCVTPAVEGEEAPEVGEHGVHLLVLSHVYQVGWLKRACERALASRLTAEGVVDVLVLARRCDAPWLHLRCLRLIARDYAAVESTEAWRFLQENDPWLELDILQSLQDAHLRQKRRRRKREEEKVYTELSEAMECLQHICAEGCTEVGPSGRGPPPRDPTHCPNPATCRGLQQLIHHLAACDRKKKPPQQQQQQQHGCPRCKRLWQLLRLHSAICVHPDPCKVPLCSQFKQKMEQTKRKAEEEKDEKWKLLVKKVASARVMSHLAKRKRQEGIQNQEAWLKQKLID from the exons atgggcaatTCGAGGACGGATCCCAGCGGGGGAGATGACGCAGATGTCCAGATCTTGACCGCCGGGAAGAGGAGAATTCCTGTTCATTCCAAAGTTCTG GCGGCAGCGTCGCCGGTGTTAGAGAGCATGTTGGATCGGCCGCAGAAACGTGGGGGAGAAGGAAGAGTGATTCCGATACTTGGAGTTCCTCACGACGCAGTGTGTGCCTTCGTTCGCCTGCTCTACTCCGCCAG GAGTTGTGTGACGCCTGCGGTGGAGGGGGAGGAGGCGCCGGAGGTGGGCGAGCACGGGGTGCACTTGCTGGTCCTGTCGCATGTGTACCAGGTGGGGTGGCTGAAGCGGGCGTGCGAGCGGGCGCTGGCATCGCGGCTGACGGCGGAGGGGGTGGTGGACGTGCTGGTGCTGGCACGGCGGTGCGACGCGCCCTGGCTGCACCTCCGCTGCCTGAGGCTCATCGCCAGGGACTACGCCGCCGTGGAGAGCACCGAGGCGTGGCGCTTCCTCCAGGAGAACGACCCCTGGCTCGAGCTCGACATCCTCCAATCCCTCCAAGACGCCCATCTG AGGCagaagcggcggcggcggaagagggaggaggagaaagtaTATACGGAGCTGAGCGAGGCCATGGAGTGCTTGCAGCACATCTGCGCGGAGGGCTGCACCGAGGTCGGGCCATCCGGCCGCGGACCGCCGCCGCGTGACCCCACCCATTGCCCGAACCCCGCCACCTGCCGTGGCCTCCAGCAGCTCATCCACCACCTCGCCGCCTGCGACCGCAAGAAGAAGCCgccgcaacagcagcagcagcagcagcacggcTGCCCTCGCTGCAAGCGTCTGTGGCAGCTCCTCCGTCTCCACTCCGCCATCTGCGTCCACCCCGACCCCTGCAAAGTCCCCCTCTGCTC CCAATTCAAGCAGAAGATGGAGCAAACCAAAAGGAaagcagaggaggagaaggacgagAAGTGGAAACTACTGGTGAAGAAGGTGGCCTCTGCAAGAGTCATGTCCCACTTGGCCAAGAGGAAAAGGCAAGAAGGGATACAAAACCAGGAAGCTTGGCTGAAGCAGAAGCTCATTGACTGA
- the LOC103971572 gene encoding pentatricopeptide repeat-containing protein At1g77360, mitochondrial — MMRPRTSSCTKFWRATTKTTPPTARSMSSSGSGEQQRLLVGVDPCNKLCKIMLSCPNAGLEQALDASGVRAFPDVAEQVLLRFENAGMLAYRFFDWARRQQRGYAHTVRAYHAMIAALAKIRQYKLMWDLVAAMRTQGALNVETFCVIMRKYARAHKVEETLYTFDVMDKYGVAPNLAAFGGLLGALCKSKNVRKAQEVFDKMRNRFEPDAKTYSILLEGWGRAPNLPKMREVYQEMLDRGCEPDIVTYGIIVDALCKAGRMEEAVDVVRDMSHRVCPPTPFIYSVLVHTYGVEKRIEDAVDTFLEMERNGVKPDVVVYNALVGAFCKANKFENAFSVVGDMEDKGITPVARTFNIILNSLITAQRYEEAYRVFRRMIKCCEPDSDTYTMMIKMFCETDKLEMALKVWKYMGKKQFLPSMHTFSVLINGLCEKGELNRACVMLEDMIEKGIRPPGTTFGKLRQLLLKERREDVLKFLVDKMNVLIQEPLCD, encoded by the coding sequence ATGATGAGACCTCGAACCTCCTCCTGCACCAAGTTTTGGAGGGCGACGACGAAGACGACACCACCAACAGCAAGAAGCATGTCCAGCTCCGGCAGCGGCGAGCAACAGCGGCTCCTCGTGGGCGTGGACCCCTGCAATAAGCTCTGCAAGATCATGTTGTCCTGTCCCAATGCCGGGCTGGAGCAGGCCCTTGACGCGAGCGGCGTGCGCGCCTTCCCCGACGTGGCCGAGCAGGTCCTCCTCCGCTTCGAGAACGCCGGCATGCTCGCCTACCGCTTCTTCGACTGGGCCCGCCGGCAGCAGCGCGGCTATGCCCACACCGTCCGCGCCTACCACGCCATGATCGCCGCACTCGCCAAGATCCGCCAGTACAAGCTCATGTGGGACCTCGTTGCCGCCATGCGCACCCAGGGCGCCCTCAACGTCGAGACCTTCTGCGTCATCATGCGCAAGTACGCCCGCGCCcacaaggtggaggagaccctgtacACCTTCGACGTCATGGATAAGTACGGTGTAGCGCCCAACCTGGCGGCGTTCGGCGGCCTGCTCGGTGCGCTCTGCAAGTCGAAGAACGTCAGGAAGGCCCAGGAGGTGTTCGACAAAATGCGCAACCGGTTCGAGCCCGACGCGAAGACCTACAGTATCCTGCTCGAAGGGTGGGGAAGGGCGCCCAATCTGCCCAAGATGCGGGAAGTCTACCAAGAAATGCTGGACAGGGGTTGCGAACCAGATATAGTCACCTATGGAATTATAGTCGATGCACTGTGTAAGGCAGGACGGATGGAGGAAGCTGTCGATGTAGTTAGGGACATGAGCCACAGGGTTTGCCCGCCGACACCCTTCATCTATAGTGTGTTGGTGCACACGTATGGGGTCGAGAAGAGGATAGAGGATGCCGTAGATACATTCTTGGAGATGGAGAGAAATGGAGTTAAGCCCGATGTCGTCGTGTACAATGCACTGGTTGGTGCATTTTGTAAGGCAAACAAGTTTGAAAATGCATTTAGTGTGGTGGGAGATATGGAGGATAAAGGCATCACCCCGGTCGCAAGGACTTTTAATATCATATTGAACAGCTTGATAACTGCTCAGAGATACGAGGAGGCATATAGGGTTTTTCGCCGCATGATAAAATGCTGTGAACCTGACTCAGATACCTACACCATGATGATAAAGATGTTCTGTGAAACCGACAAGTTGGAGATGGCTTTGAAGGTATGGAAGTACATGGGCAAGAAGCAATTCCTCCCAAGCATGCACACTTTTTCTGTCCTAATCAATGGGCTCTGCGAGAAGGGCGAACTGAACCGGGCTTGTGTAATGTTAGAAGATATGATTGAAAAGGGTATCAGACCACCAGGTACAACATTTGGAAAATTGAGACAGTTGTTGCTGAAAGAGAGGAGGGAAGATGTGCTTAAATTTCTTGTGGACAAGATGAATGTTCTGATTCAAGAACCTTTATGTGATTGA
- the LOC108951748 gene encoding cyclin-dependent kinase G-2-like isoform X2: MRDRASTWQRGIRKMEAVNGSCRSPLSSNSSGGSGKSQKRIRLSARDVEREAGELSSGSGSDDAEAPLSEVRENGTQNYETGDPSMSTGKRKFSPIVWDKDENKQSTVVMSRVKSSNLENVTLPPPPPLPPNFIPPRSITIVQPSVGDTLPLDVDVHVESAREHLLNNSQETTLLDDYEKELSPARSISISRWADGNYTFHDAEDEYFEDAVPKRRKTVLSDSEGQKSQETPTPELGEIIMREDSVVALSKLSDSEGEDGDDDQGFEVDRNDYMVANGNESNADTNDQLSETDSESEDIRAKMSEPRQPPQRCINMLQGCRSVDEFERLNKINEGTYGVVYRAKDKKTGEIVALKKVKMEKEREGFPLTSLREINILLSFHHPSIVDVKEVVVGSSLDSIFMVMEYMEHDLKGLMETMKQPFNQSEVKCLMLQLFSGVKYLHDNWVLHRDLKTSNILLNNRGELKICDFGLSRQYGSPLKPYTHLVVTLWYRSPELLLGAKEYSTAIDMWSLGCIMAELLAKEPLFSGKTEFDQLDKIFRMLGTPSENIWPGFSKLPGAKVNFVKQPYNKLREKFPPISFSGHPTLSEAGIDLLNKLLTYDPEKRITAEAALNHQWFYEVPLPKSKDFMPTFPAQHAQDRRLRRIMKSPDPLSEQRKKELQQAELGVSSLFG, translated from the exons ATGCGTGATAGGGCTAGTACCTGGCAAAGAGGCATCCGGAAGATGGAAGCGGTGAATGGCTCCTGTCGCTCCCCCTTGTCGAGCAATTCCAGTGGCGGAAGCGGGAAAAGTCAGAAAAGGATTCGCTTATCTGCGAGAGATGTCGAACGTGAAGCTGGGGAGTTGTCTAGTGGGAGTGGATCGGATGATGCTGAAGCACCTCTTTCAGAGGTCAGGGAGAATGGGACTCAGAATTATGAGACTGGTGATCCTTCCATGTCTACTGGGAAACGGAAATTTTCTCCGATTGTTTGGGATAAGGATGAAAATAAACAATCCACGGTTGTAATGTCCAGAGTTAAGAGCAGCAATCTCGAAAACGTTACCTTGCCTCCACCGCCTCCATTGCCTCCAAATTTCATACCACCACGGTCTATTACCATTGTTCAACCGTCTGTTGGGGATACACTGCCTTTAGATGTAGATGTCCATGTAGAGTCAGCTCGGGAACATCTGCTGAATAATAGTCAGGAGACCACGTTGCTAGATGACTATGAAAAGGAACTTTCACCTGCTCGGAGTATTTCTATTTCCAGATGGGCAGACGGAAACTATACATTCCACGATGCTGAAGATGAATATTTTGAGGATGCTGTGCCCAAAAGAAGAAAGACTGTCTTATCTGATTCTGAAGGCCAAAAATCGCAGGAGACACCTACTCCTGAGCTAGGTGAGATTATCATGAGAGAAGATTCTGTAGTGGCTTTGTCTAAGTTGTCTGATTCAGAAGGAGAGGATGGAGATGATGACCAGGGGTTTGAGGTAGATAGGAATGATTATATGGTGGCCAATGGCAATGAGTCTAATGCAGACACAAATGATCAATTGTCTGAAACCGACTCTGAATCTGAGGACATTAGGGCCAAGATGTCAGAGCCCAGACAGCCACCCCAAAGATGTATAAACATGCTCCAAGGTTGTAGAAGCGTTGATGAGTTTGAGAGGCTGAACAAAATAAATGAAGGCACGTATGGTGTTGTGTACAGAGCAAAGGATAAAAAGACTGGGGAGATAGTGGCACTGAAAAAAGTGAAAatggagaaggagagggagggaTTTCCACTGACCTCACTTAGGGAGATAAATATTTTGCTTTCTTTTCATCATCCTTCGATTGTGGATGTTAAGGAAGTTGTAGTTGGTAGCAGTCTTGATAGTATTTTTATGGTTATGGAATACATGGAACATGATTTAAAGGGGCTGATGGAGACCATGAAGCAGCCATTTAATCAGAGTGAGGTAAAATGCTTAATGTTGCAGCTGTTTTCAGGTGTCAAGTACCTTCATGACAACTGGGTACTCCATAG GGATTTGAAGACATCAAATATTCTGTTAAATAATCGTGGAGAGTTGAAGATATGTGATTTTGGTTTGTCTCGCCAATATGGCAGCCCATTGAAGCCATACACTCACTTAGTGGTGACATTATGGTACAG gtCACCTGAACTTCTATTAGGAGCTAAGGAGTATTCAACTGCTATTGACATGTGGTCCTTAGGGTGCATAATGGCCGAACTTCTAGCAAAGGAACCCTTATTCAGTGGAAAAACCGAGTTTGATCAACTTGACAAG ATATTCAGGATGCTTGGTACACCCAGCGAAAATATTTGGCCTGGATTTTCTAAATTACCTGGTGCTAAAGTTAATTTTGTCAAGCAACC gtataataaactacgagAAAAGTTTCCTCCCATTTCTTTTTCTGGACATCCAACCCTGTCTGAAGCTGGAATTGACTTGTTAAACAAACTTCTGACATATGACCCAGAGAAG CGAATAACAGCGGAGGCTGCTCTTAATCATCAGTGGTTCTATGAGGTTCCTTTGCCAAAGTCAAAGGATTTTATGCCTACTTTTCCAGCTCAACATGCTCAAGACAG GCGTCTGCGAAGAATAATGAAGAGCCCTGATCCACTTTCAGAACAACGGAAGAAGGAATTGCAACAGGCTGAACTAGGTGTTTCTAGTCTCTTTGGTTAG
- the LOC135597345 gene encoding small ribosomal subunit protein bS21c-like codes for MLASLGSFLSSLPFLVPPTEKPPPPPPVPFPKPKTDGFPPASIRSSAPVRPPSEVTMPAEKEGLVCSCYPSLALANLFYARGGYYNAQVVVGEDEPEEVLLRRFKREVMKAGVIQECKRRRWFENEQEKKKRKARDAARRNRKRRYQPKVRKQDNQEEPKAKIQEEEEEKDNWEIPEGELPYCT; via the exons ATGCTTGCTTCCCTCGGCAGCTTCCTCTCTTCCCTGCCCTTCCTCGTCCCCCCCACGGAGAAGCCCCCGCCTCCTCCCCCCGTCCCTTTCCCGAAGCCTAAAACCGATGGGTTCCCTCCCGCCTCCATCCGCAGCTCGGCCCCTGTTCGGCCCCCCTCGGAGGTGACAATGCCGGCGGAGAAGGAAGGGCTCGTCTGCAGCTGCTATCCATCCTTGGCATTGGCTAACCTGTTCTACGCCCGGGGAGGGTATTACAACGCGCAGGTGGTGGTCGGGGAGGACGAGCCGGAGGAGGTGCTGCTGCGGAGGTTCAAGAGGGAGGTCATGAAGGCCGGGGTCATCCAGGAGTGCAAGAGGAGACGTTGGTTCGAGAACGAGCAGGAGAAGAAGAAGCGCAAGGCCCGTGATGCGGCCCGGAGGAATCGGAAGAG GCGTTATCAACCAAAAGTCCGTAAGCAAGATAACCAGGAAGAACCAAAGGCAAAgatacaggaggaggaggaggagaaagacaaTTGGGAAATTCCTGAAGGAGAACTTCCTTATTGCACCTAG